The following proteins come from a genomic window of Sphaerisporangium rubeum:
- a CDS encoding FHA domain-containing protein produces the protein MATCPAGHESSDEEYCDTCGMQITGAAAPATATPPQSGGPPAGGCPDCGAPRDGRFCESCGYDFVLGGPGHSSRATRPPASGVSSQRTGPPSSSTSSSWRPAEIVRPGMSSSSSPPPPPPQSGWVAVIEADRAHYDAMIGQGGPDAGGVAFPPYCPERRVAMSGPEMRVGRRSRSRSLEPEIDLSGPPEDPGVSHLHAVFLAQPDGGWQLIDPGSANGTLLNGKAVEVNVPVPVADGDRVHVGAWTVITVRRA, from the coding sequence ATGGCGACCTGTCCCGCGGGCCACGAATCCTCCGACGAGGAGTACTGCGACACCTGCGGCATGCAGATCACCGGCGCCGCCGCGCCGGCCACGGCCACGCCGCCACAGAGCGGCGGCCCACCGGCCGGGGGGTGTCCCGACTGCGGGGCTCCGCGCGACGGCCGGTTCTGCGAGAGCTGCGGCTACGACTTCGTGCTCGGCGGTCCCGGCCACTCCTCCCGCGCGACGCGGCCGCCGGCGTCCGGCGTGAGTTCCCAGCGCACGGGCCCCCCGTCGTCCTCGACGTCCTCGTCGTGGCGGCCGGCGGAGATCGTGCGGCCCGGCATGTCCTCGTCGTCCTCGCCGCCGCCGCCGCCGCCGCAGAGCGGGTGGGTGGCGGTGATCGAGGCCGACCGCGCGCACTACGACGCCATGATCGGCCAAGGCGGCCCCGACGCCGGAGGGGTGGCGTTCCCGCCGTACTGTCCCGAGCGCCGGGTGGCGATGTCGGGGCCCGAGATGCGGGTGGGAAGGCGCAGCAGGTCGCGGTCCCTGGAACCGGAGATCGACCTGTCGGGACCACCGGAGGACCCCGGTGTGTCCCACCTGCACGCGGTCTTCCTGGCGCAGCCCGACGGAGGCTGGCAGCTCATCGACCCCGGGTCGGCCAACGGCACCCTGCTGAACGGCAAGGCCGTCGAGGTCAACGTCCCGGTGCCGGTCGCCGACGGCGACCGGGTGCACGTCGGCGCCTGGACCGTCATCACCGTGCGGAGGGCCTGA
- a CDS encoding VWA domain-containing protein: protein MADFTIRVDQNKYLPAGSQEVHGIVTAEASGPVGAAPAADAAEVIIVDTSGSMSYGKINDARKAAQAAIDTLRDGVFFAVIAGNHQAEVIYPGHGGLAPATPQTRYESKQAVAQLRADGGTAMGRWLRRAADLFSAHQMAHPDAIKHAILLTDGKNEHESAPEFDANLAYSAGKFVCDCRGVGTDWVVAEVRRIGSTLLGSVMDVRRPEELADDFRAMTEAAMGKTVADVALRIWTPRSATLNFVKQVSPALEDLTGRRTDVDALTGDYPTGAWGGETREYHISVRVPPGQVGQEMRAGLVKLVVPQTGQVLASGNILALWSDDPALSTRLNPRVAHYTGQQELASLIQEGLQARNDGDIETATARLGKARGIAERAGNDETARLLDKVVDIDPATGTARLKRVVDKADEIALDTRSVRTVRMRKDPES, encoded by the coding sequence GTGGCTGACTTCACCATCCGTGTGGACCAGAACAAGTACCTGCCCGCGGGGAGCCAGGAGGTCCACGGCATCGTCACGGCCGAGGCGAGCGGCCCGGTCGGCGCGGCTCCTGCGGCCGACGCCGCCGAGGTGATCATCGTCGACACCTCGGGCTCCATGTCGTACGGCAAGATCAACGACGCGCGCAAGGCCGCGCAGGCCGCCATCGACACCCTGCGCGACGGGGTGTTCTTCGCGGTGATCGCCGGCAACCACCAGGCCGAGGTGATCTACCCCGGCCACGGGGGCCTCGCGCCGGCGACCCCGCAGACCAGGTACGAGTCCAAGCAGGCCGTGGCGCAGCTGCGCGCAGACGGCGGCACCGCGATGGGCCGGTGGCTGCGCCGCGCGGCCGACCTGTTCAGCGCGCACCAGATGGCCCACCCGGACGCCATCAAGCACGCCATCCTGCTCACCGACGGCAAGAACGAGCACGAGTCCGCGCCGGAGTTCGACGCCAACCTCGCCTACAGCGCGGGGAAGTTCGTCTGCGACTGCCGCGGCGTCGGCACCGACTGGGTGGTGGCCGAGGTCCGCAGGATCGGCTCCACGCTGCTCGGCAGCGTGATGGACGTGCGCAGGCCCGAGGAACTGGCCGACGACTTCCGCGCCATGACCGAGGCCGCGATGGGGAAGACCGTCGCCGACGTCGCGCTGCGGATCTGGACGCCGCGGTCGGCCACACTGAACTTCGTCAAGCAGGTGTCCCCGGCCCTGGAGGACCTCACCGGCCGCAGGACCGACGTCGACGCGCTGACCGGCGACTACCCCACCGGCGCGTGGGGCGGCGAGACCCGCGAGTACCACATCAGCGTGCGCGTCCCTCCGGGCCAGGTCGGCCAGGAGATGCGCGCGGGCCTGGTCAAGCTGGTCGTCCCGCAGACCGGCCAGGTTCTGGCCTCCGGCAACATCCTCGCGCTGTGGTCCGACGACCCCGCGCTGTCCACCCGGCTCAACCCCAGGGTCGCGCACTACACCGGCCAGCAGGAGCTCGCCTCGCTGATCCAGGAGGGTCTGCAGGCCCGCAACGACGGCGACATCGAGACCGCCACCGCGCGGCTCGGCAAGGCGCGCGGCATCGCCGAGCGCGCCGGGAACGACGAGACCGCGCGGCTCCTCGACAAGGTCGTCGACATCGACCCGGCCACGGGAACCGCGCGGCTGAAGCGGGTCGTTGACAAGGCGGACGAGATCGCGCTCGACACGCGGTCGGTCCGGACCGTCCGCATGCGCAAGGACCCGGAGAGCTGA
- a CDS encoding protein phosphatase 2C domain-containing protein, with protein MSACCPACGTTVLAGEAFCEQCGQDLAAAGHSGSCTACGSAAVGSDGYCENCGMLQPTGRDHAETEVETSAGVTDRGLRHSKNEDAMALVTAGPGTVIGVVCDGVSTSSRPEEASQAAADMAALTLAKRIAEGEDAATATREAVAMAARAVAAAARPGEDAPACTYVSAVAAGRHVTVAWVGDSRAYWLGAHPALLTEDDAAPGTHMLTAWLGADAGEVVPHVREFTTDGPGLVLLCSDGLWNYYPEPEALAAAALDDTPVAAARRLVRMANDAGGQDNITVVLIPFGQGDAGDATVAFPKERSG; from the coding sequence GTGAGCGCCTGCTGCCCGGCCTGCGGCACGACGGTGCTCGCGGGGGAGGCGTTCTGCGAGCAGTGCGGCCAGGATCTCGCCGCCGCCGGCCACAGCGGATCGTGCACCGCCTGCGGCTCGGCCGCCGTGGGCTCCGACGGCTACTGCGAGAACTGCGGCATGCTCCAGCCGACCGGCCGTGACCACGCAGAGACCGAGGTGGAGACCTCGGCCGGGGTGACCGACCGCGGCCTTCGGCACAGCAAGAACGAGGACGCCATGGCCCTGGTCACCGCGGGGCCCGGCACGGTGATCGGCGTCGTCTGCGACGGCGTCTCCACCTCGTCGCGGCCCGAGGAGGCCTCACAGGCCGCGGCCGACATGGCCGCGCTGACCCTGGCCAAGCGGATCGCCGAGGGCGAGGACGCCGCGACCGCCACCCGCGAGGCCGTCGCGATGGCCGCGCGCGCCGTCGCCGCCGCGGCCCGTCCCGGGGAGGACGCGCCGGCCTGCACGTACGTGTCCGCGGTGGCGGCCGGCCGGCACGTCACGGTCGCCTGGGTGGGGGACAGCAGAGCGTACTGGCTCGGCGCGCACCCGGCGCTGCTCACCGAGGACGACGCGGCACCCGGCACCCACATGCTGACGGCCTGGCTCGGCGCCGACGCCGGCGAGGTCGTGCCGCACGTGCGCGAATTCACCACCGACGGCCCCGGCCTGGTGCTGCTGTGCAGCGACGGCCTGTGGAACTACTACCCCGAGCCGGAGGCGCTGGCCGCAGCGGCCCTGGACGACACCCCTGTCGCCGCGGCGCGCCGGCTGGTCCGGATGGCGAACGACGCCGGCGGTCAGGACAACATCACCGTGGTGCTCATCCCGTTCGGACAGGGGGACGCGGGCGACGCCACGGTGGCATTCCCGAAGGAGAGAAGTGGCTGA